The segment TAATTCTAAATGAATAAGaggttgtctgaaaatgaataaatcccATAAAGGGACATTTTGGCGTCGGGTTCTTGTGAGACGCGCTGCTTTTGGGACTTTTAACCGTGACGGTTGTGACAAAACGTTAGGGCTTCTCAGTCGTACGAATGGAAAGAGTTTCATTCCGCCtcaaaaaggacatttttcacTACTTTACAGAaccttgaaagaaaaaacaaaaagaacacatATTTACATACAACCAGAACTAACTGTTAACCTCCCAGACTCCATTCTTCGCCCCGCTATAATACTACAGATGGATGACCCCCTGTCTGTGTCCATTCAGGAGGGGACACCGCCATTAAAAAGACTGGGAACCACTTTAACTTTAAAATCAGTTTCTCTTTCCgccaaaaacatttaatcacaacttaaatatttaaaaaaatttacctacatttcatcttttttttaagcatGTTAGCATAAATAAACTGAACACGACCAGGCATCATATTTGATCCGTGTTCTGTATTTACTCTAGTgaattgatgatgtcatcgatctGGATTCACTGCGTCTTgaactctttttcttctttatgatTTACTCTTTCAACATTTCATACagattttccttctttttcggGGATCTGGAGGGTGAGGGAggttaacttcctgttttagCATCAATATTATAGTGTAATACTGATTGTGTGTATGACAGCAGAGCTATTCCATATATACAAGATTAACAGCAAGCATAGAAGGACACTTAAAATCAAGAAAATGCAGCACTGATCGCGTCGTACAGTGTTTCACAGCATTTGACTGGCACTCTTCAAAAGCTTCGTACGAAGACTATCTACAAACGTGAACGTGGAAGTCTCTCACGACGAGCCGGGCGCTCCCAGACGACAAATTAAATATGTAAGACCGACCATCCAGAAGCATCGTGATATGCGATTACAACCGTTTTCTCATTTGTCTAACCTTCCTCCGATGTCTGAGGCGTGTCCGCTCACAGCCCGACGCAAAGTGGTTattaaaagttgttgttttttttatccacaaccaaaaattataataataataaaaaaacatgttagtattttacaaatatttaaaaaagtaaaccTTTATCTCTaggcatttttaaaatatattccaTGAAAAATAGTCTGACAAATTTCAACAGTAGAAAATAAACGTTACAAACGACAAAAAAAGGTTCGAAGCTAAACAGGAAGGTgagaagctccgccccctttcTACCCGCAGGACAGACAAAACGTTTCGTGTTCTCGAACCATCGACCGCCGATCGAAAAAGCACGCGacagctgtaaaataaaaaaaaaaaagctccacacTTAGCGAAAGAATTCTGTTGatggtgatttaaaaaacaaaaaacccaaaaaaaagtgGACAAACGGATCTCAGTTCATGTGTGAGAGTTGAACCCACGGTCGTCCTGTGGAATCTTTTGTCACCTTTGGCTAAAACTTGACTGGTTGGATTTGAGCGGTGCTGAGAGCTCCGAGCACAAACTGTGGCGGCTCCgtgaatgggggtggggggtgggggtggggggtgtcccACGAGTCACGTCTCGCTCAGCACGGTGGCCCTCGTCATCCTCTCGCCGTCTCAGATCACGAATGACGACTTGTGTCTGAAATCGCCCTGCGGGggcaaaaaagagagaggagagttCAGCGAATCggagatcagatcagatcccACCAGGTAAGTGTAGCAGTAAAAAAGCGAGTTGCCACAAACCTCGTCCTCCGTCCTGACGTAGTCCACTCCGTCTCCTTTAGCTGGAACCTTGTAGCTGGGAGAATAAAAGACATCACGGTTTAATCAGGTCCGACCGGAGCTGTGGAAACCACCGCCGGCGTCTGATCTTACTTGTTCCCCGTCTGTTTTTGGCTGGAGAAGAATCCTCGCTTGTAGGCGCAGCAGATCCCCACGGTTATACACACGAGCACCACGATCACCACCAGCACTCCCAGCACGATCCCCACCACGTCGATGTCATCTGTTGGGGTCGGGGTAGAAAGACGGAGAGCGTTAAAGTCgtccgtgtgtgtatgtgtgacacAACCTCAGACGGTTTCTCTCCGGTCAGACTTACAGACTTCCATCTTCTGCGCCGGACACTCGGCGTATCCCGCGTCGTTCTTCGCCCTGCAGTAGTAATCGCCCGCGTCTTCTTTTCTGACCGCGATGAACTTCTGCAAGAGAGAAATCACAAAAACCTCAGACTTCCTTCTTTTACAAATTAGATCAGCCTTGACAGCAAGTGACATTTACATTCTGTTCTTGACAGAGAAACTGCTGTCATCAAGATTCTAAttattccattttcttttttttttggtatttttttgcGTCTTTTTAAAACCAGTTTGGTGTTTAAGCTCCTCATGTAAAGTAAAGGTAGCATTATCACTGTCCCTGTTGTagctgcattgtgtgtgtgtgtatgtgtgtgtttattcccCTGCAGCAGCACAAAGCCTATAGATCAGTGTGTGACGTCACCGTCATATGGAGCCTGTTATTATGGACTGGTGTGATGTGATCATACGACAGTATAAAtctatatatttacatatttatcatAGAAATATTTAATCCAGAGTAGAGTGATATTACATATTCCAAACCGAATGTGATTGATTAACTGCATCAGTCACTATTTCCTCAAACGGGAGCAGAGAAGTGAGTcatgagtgtgtttctgtgacgGCTCTAAAAATAACAGTCAGAAAACCCCCTAATTTCTGCCGGGTTTCCACCGGAGTTTCACGTAAAGACGGACGCCGTCAGCGTTCGTTCGCCGTTGCGTCCCGTCTTGAAGCCTGACAGCAGCGTCGGAGGCGAGCAGCTGACAACACGGAGCCGGCGCTGGAAGTGAGTGAGAGTTGAAGAATGTGCAAACGAGGACAGCAGATTCCCCTCGTGGCTCCGGCCCTCTCGCACCATCAACTGTCTCCCCAAAATATCCGTCACCCTCCACACCCCTGGGCGTCCGTCCACCGTTCCACCCTGCCCCGCCCTTTGCTGCTCAAGCATGTCCTTGtcccaacacacaaacacacacacacacacacacacacacactaaccagGGTTCCCGTCTCGGCGTTGAGCATGTACGAGGAGTTGAAGAACTTGAAGCTGGTCTTGGGGTCGTCGGGGATCTCCTCTCGGTTCTTGAACCAGAGGTACTGAGACTTGGGGaagccctcctcctccaggcagCTCAGCTCCGCCGACTTGCCGACAGGCACCGATTTGGGTACGCTGCATTTGGGCACCACGGGCTTCACTGTGGAGACACGACACGTGATGAgagtcttgatttttttttttaccttcgcAATCATCACAGAGGAACGCGTTCTTAAAACCGGCCAGGTTTCCGCCCCACAAACGCGACGGAACATGTTTTTCGGGCCCGTGCCAAAAAACGCCACCAAAACACGTAACGCTTGCTTTCTTTAGCGCTGCGATTCGGAGCAGATGCAGTTTCAGAGTTTCCTCTTATAGCCCAGAACACGCCTTTGCAGCTGGGTAGGTCTGGTCATAACACATCCTCATACGCAAGCCAAAGGGTTGGAGTGACCTATAACACGGTTTCACCTTACAGCATCCAAAGTGTGAATCACGACGCAAGGTTCCTCTTTAAGGACACAATGACGGCCCCAAACCTTTGCATGTTTTTCTCGGATTGGTCAGCGATGCGTGTTGAGGTTACCTCTC is part of the Antennarius striatus isolate MH-2024 chromosome 13, ASM4005453v1, whole genome shotgun sequence genome and harbors:
- the jam3b gene encoding junctional adhesion molecule 3B produces the protein MSLSLSPSASKRFRSVAHEQPSHTEPRIDSKMAKTRLVSLLTLLASHCWFNALAVVLKTDNASPWTDEFDKIELSCLIESISTAAPRIEWKKITDEGPSYVYFDKKISGDLENRAVIREPATLLITNATRSDTARYRCEVTAADDQKSFDEIVIDLVVRVKPVVPKCSVPKSVPVGKSAELSCLEEEGFPKSQYLWFKNREEIPDDPKTSFKFFNSSYMLNAETGTLKFIAVRKEDAGDYYCRAKNDAGYAECPAQKMEVYDIDVVGIVLGVLVVIVVLVCITVGICCAYKRGFFSSQKQTGNNYKVPAKGDGVDYVRTEDEGDFRHKSSFVI